In Streptomyces sp. NBC_00483, a single window of DNA contains:
- a CDS encoding SAV_2336 N-terminal domain-related protein → MTPDATARQGPGSPSEPGSQGGDPVSELVARLRQVGLDPDAEGLCDALWLARYARRPEQPAEQTEAAPGGRPARELPRPAPLPATPPPTPPESEPEGPTPQAYDASGDRRVALYPVPRAGGGRARGGGRTAPLPVGVPAAPAFPAPLELQRALRPLQGYRSAAPPLRSVLDETATAERTARAGGLVLPVFRAVTRADARLHLVMDASSSMRVWDRMFGELERVFGQLGAFSDIQVSYLHEGPDAQAAVSRSPELYAAPLHSTDRLSDPSGRQVAILVSDCAGPLWRSGRAHRLLHQLARQAPVAVLQPLPQRMWNRTRLPVSYGELTRGEGLGGAAALRVRTTAGPPAAARAGALPVPVLPPEPVALGAWARLLSGAGAGPVSGAVGWVRADQPRASAGRQAQRPSVLELVSRFRSTASPDASRLAGFLAAAPLCLPVMQLVQRTMLPGSGPSELAEVLLSGLLTRAKDEHGGDGVQWYEFARGVQESLLGPLGRDEAVLVLKHCSEYIEARFGKGGPNFPALALAQLGDGGGAGAADAVGTARPTGTGYRPPGAVEGENGDGGAGGADLVPQPFAEVAAQVLERFMPLPEQFALYGSPGHTGPQETPPTHPAVTRARELAARFDHERMVQDLIDAVQLLRGATEHETPTERDFELWAEYALCVLRLWEVQGGAELLREAEQAAERAAAHPHALRERAVLARVLSTAATDRRRRGDRHGALELLRRADREYAVACSAPDLREGQALRLTLERVGAMEAQWRLGGDSALLQGAVGMLEAFVDTWQGHHHPPELPLAHGRVLLRLSGVTSDREQARRYAQQSAQSLREGLDGDADAIAHLPRVRIVLDLVDALLAAGGALDEAQARVDEALPLAADQGLRAGLLLRAGRIRVARFEESGDPRELQGADDSFGSAAQRMPREASAHADVLAEWGEALLRRAALESGSRAQQSQSISRSIRVLRDCRSETAAGSPKLAGRLLLLGRALMLRYRARADRVDLREAEHLLGLAAAEAGDPLLAAQCWLELGQVQYEAYRSLGRPARLGEAVEAFRLAADCAREAEEDAATDQRRRHAVELGAQAQHWRGMSYEAAARPRAARESYRAARAGWSKLPEDSLGAGAPTAHDTAERLAALQ, encoded by the coding sequence GTGACTCCGGACGCGACGGCGCGTCAGGGTCCCGGTTCGCCCTCGGAACCCGGAAGCCAGGGCGGCGACCCGGTCTCCGAACTCGTCGCCAGGCTGCGGCAGGTGGGGCTCGACCCCGACGCCGAAGGACTGTGCGACGCGCTGTGGCTGGCCCGGTACGCCCGCCGCCCCGAGCAGCCCGCGGAGCAGACGGAAGCGGCGCCGGGCGGGCGGCCCGCCCGCGAGCTGCCGCGGCCGGCCCCGCTGCCGGCCACCCCGCCTCCCACGCCCCCGGAGAGCGAGCCCGAGGGGCCGACACCCCAGGCGTACGACGCGAGCGGTGACCGGCGGGTGGCCCTGTACCCCGTGCCGCGCGCCGGTGGTGGCCGCGCGCGCGGCGGAGGCCGCACCGCCCCGCTCCCGGTCGGCGTCCCGGCGGCGCCCGCGTTCCCTGCCCCGCTCGAACTCCAGCGCGCACTGCGCCCGTTGCAGGGCTATCGCAGCGCCGCTCCGCCGCTGCGCTCGGTGCTCGACGAGACGGCGACCGCGGAGCGCACCGCGCGCGCGGGCGGCCTCGTGCTGCCGGTGTTCCGCGCGGTGACCCGTGCCGACGCGCGGCTGCACCTCGTGATGGACGCCTCCTCGTCGATGCGCGTGTGGGACCGGATGTTCGGCGAACTGGAGCGGGTCTTCGGCCAGTTGGGCGCCTTCTCGGACATCCAGGTCAGCTATCTGCACGAGGGCCCCGACGCGCAGGCCGCCGTCAGCCGCAGCCCCGAGCTGTACGCGGCGCCCCTGCACTCCACCGACCGGCTCAGCGACCCGTCGGGGCGCCAGGTCGCCATCCTTGTCAGCGACTGCGCGGGCCCGCTGTGGCGCAGCGGCCGCGCCCACCGACTCCTGCACCAGCTGGCGCGGCAGGCCCCCGTCGCCGTGCTCCAGCCGCTGCCGCAGCGCATGTGGAACCGGACCCGACTGCCTGTCTCCTACGGTGAGTTGACCCGCGGCGAGGGTCTCGGCGGCGCCGCCGCGCTGCGCGTGCGGACGACGGCGGGGCCCCCGGCCGCGGCCCGCGCGGGCGCGCTCCCGGTGCCTGTCCTGCCGCCCGAGCCGGTGGCACTCGGCGCCTGGGCGCGGCTGCTGTCGGGGGCCGGCGCGGGGCCGGTTTCGGGGGCCGTCGGCTGGGTCAGGGCGGACCAGCCGCGGGCGTCGGCGGGGCGGCAGGCGCAGCGCCCCTCGGTGCTCGAACTGGTCAGCCGGTTCCGCTCCACCGCATCGCCGGACGCGAGCCGGCTCGCCGGGTTCCTGGCGGCGGCCCCGCTGTGCCTGCCGGTGATGCAGCTGGTGCAGCGGACCATGCTGCCCGGCTCGGGCCCCTCCGAACTGGCCGAGGTGCTGCTCAGCGGGCTGCTCACCCGGGCCAAGGACGAGCACGGCGGCGACGGCGTCCAGTGGTACGAGTTCGCGCGGGGCGTGCAGGAGTCGCTGCTCGGTCCGCTCGGCAGGGACGAGGCCGTGCTGGTCCTCAAGCACTGCTCGGAGTACATCGAGGCCCGCTTCGGCAAGGGCGGCCCCAACTTCCCGGCGCTTGCGCTGGCGCAGCTCGGCGACGGCGGCGGAGCGGGGGCGGCCGACGCCGTCGGCACGGCGCGCCCCACCGGCACCGGCTACCGGCCGCCGGGCGCCGTCGAGGGCGAGAACGGGGACGGCGGGGCGGGCGGCGCCGACCTGGTCCCGCAGCCCTTCGCGGAGGTCGCCGCGCAGGTCCTGGAGCGCTTCATGCCGCTGCCCGAACAGTTCGCGCTGTACGGGAGCCCGGGGCACACGGGGCCGCAGGAGACACCGCCGACCCACCCCGCGGTCACCCGGGCCCGTGAGCTCGCCGCGCGCTTCGACCACGAGCGCATGGTCCAGGACCTCATCGACGCCGTGCAGCTGCTGCGCGGTGCGACCGAACACGAGACGCCCACGGAGCGGGACTTCGAGCTGTGGGCCGAGTACGCCCTCTGTGTGCTGCGCCTGTGGGAGGTGCAGGGCGGCGCGGAGCTGCTGCGCGAGGCCGAGCAGGCCGCCGAGCGCGCCGCCGCCCACCCGCACGCGCTGCGCGAACGTGCCGTCCTCGCGCGCGTGCTCTCCACCGCCGCCACGGACCGCAGGCGCCGCGGCGACCGGCACGGCGCGCTGGAACTGCTGCGCAGGGCCGACCGGGAGTACGCGGTGGCCTGCTCGGCGCCCGACCTGCGGGAGGGGCAGGCGCTGCGGCTCACCCTGGAGCGGGTCGGCGCCATGGAGGCACAGTGGCGGCTCGGTGGTGACAGCGCGCTGCTCCAGGGCGCGGTCGGCATGCTGGAGGCGTTCGTCGATACGTGGCAGGGTCACCACCACCCGCCCGAACTCCCGCTCGCCCACGGGCGGGTCCTGCTGCGGCTCTCCGGGGTGACGTCCGACAGGGAACAGGCGCGCCGGTACGCGCAGCAGAGCGCACAGTCGCTGCGCGAGGGCCTCGACGGCGACGCCGACGCGATCGCGCACCTGCCGCGTGTGCGCATCGTCCTCGACCTGGTGGACGCGCTCCTCGCGGCGGGCGGCGCACTGGACGAGGCGCAGGCGCGCGTCGACGAGGCGCTGCCGCTCGCCGCGGACCAGGGCCTGCGGGCCGGACTGCTGCTGCGCGCCGGACGCATCCGGGTGGCGCGCTTCGAGGAATCGGGCGACCCGCGCGAACTCCAGGGAGCGGACGACAGCTTCGGGAGCGCCGCACAGCGCATGCCGCGGGAGGCATCCGCCCACGCCGACGTACTCGCCGAATGGGGCGAGGCGCTGCTGCGTCGCGCCGCGCTGGAGTCGGGATCCCGGGCCCAGCAGTCGCAGTCGATCTCCCGCTCCATCCGCGTCCTGCGGGACTGCCGCAGCGAGACGGCGGCGGGCAGTCCCAAGCTGGCCGGCCGGCTGCTGCTCCTCGGCCGCGCGCTGATGCTCCGCTACCGCGCGCGTGCCGACCGCGTCGACCTGCGCGAGGCCGAGCACCTTCTCGGCCTCGCCGCGGCCGAGGCCGGCGATCCGCTCCTCGCGGCGCAGTGCTGGTTGGAGCTGGGGCAGGTGCAGTACGAGGCGTACCGCAGCCTCGGCCGTCCGGCCCGTCTCGGCGAGGCCGTGGAGGCGTTCCGTCTTGCGGCGGACTGCGCCCGGGAGGCCGAGGAGGACGCGGCGACGGACCAACGGCGGCGGCACGCCGTGGAATTGGGTGCGCAGGCGCAGCACTGGCGGGGTATGTCCTACGAGGCGGCGGCTCGCCCGCGAGCCGCGCGCGAGTCCTACCGGGCGGCACGCGCGGGATGGTCGAAGCTGCCGGAGGACAGCCTGGGAGCAGGCGCTCCGACGGCTCACGACACGGCGGAACGGCTGGCCGCGCTGCAATGA
- a CDS encoding aKG-HExxH-type peptide beta-hydroxylase — MLSEVPDPVLDELGRTEGGPDTLALLVHDQDTRRLLLLRALLDAADAADPRVCSPEQKARLKDDWALLTEAEDKPRSAGPRGAPSARDRIRYPLTGPWALRCLRGLDRAVGSAEPDEARRLALDLGHFSALAAVSAARAGIPFTTRLTAHDGTLNLPSLGSLGTAPSDDVHVEVVARDGWMRLRRHGGADVVVFLENGFGAWSGSRAWTPAHALPGLTPEAAPMPLDDLDPYRTGPEPRHRTQSGPTTLDDAERKRWLMAWSGTAAVLRTGGAHRLTEALALLRCLVPLEMPPGAEARGGCSATRREAFGALLTSTPPTSAAFAATVVHELQHAKLSALSDAVVLHQGDGRARYFAPWRPDPRPYDGLLQGAYAHLALADFFQRRALSVPSRAESAWTQYSRYRVQVGAVLPVLVGSPDLTARGRRFVDQMVVAYERMDAHPAPRGHTARAEAYVSAVRTLWTQRQSSTTRPNE, encoded by the coding sequence ATGCTCTCGGAGGTCCCGGACCCGGTCCTCGACGAACTCGGCCGGACCGAAGGCGGCCCGGACACGCTCGCGCTCCTCGTGCACGACCAGGACACCCGGCGCCTGCTGCTGCTCCGCGCCCTCCTCGACGCGGCGGACGCGGCGGACCCGAGGGTGTGCTCCCCGGAGCAGAAGGCGCGGCTGAAGGACGACTGGGCGCTGCTGACCGAGGCGGAGGACAAGCCGCGGTCGGCCGGGCCCCGGGGCGCGCCCTCGGCCCGGGACCGGATCCGCTATCCGCTCACCGGACCGTGGGCCCTGCGGTGCCTGCGCGGCCTGGACCGGGCCGTGGGCTCCGCCGAGCCGGACGAGGCGCGCCGACTGGCCCTCGACCTCGGCCACTTCAGCGCGCTGGCCGCCGTGTCCGCCGCGCGCGCAGGCATCCCCTTCACGACGCGCCTGACCGCCCACGACGGCACCCTGAACCTCCCGTCCCTCGGCAGCCTGGGCACCGCCCCGTCCGACGACGTGCACGTCGAAGTCGTCGCCCGTGACGGCTGGATGAGGCTGCGTCGGCACGGCGGCGCCGACGTCGTCGTCTTCCTGGAGAACGGGTTCGGCGCGTGGTCGGGCTCGCGCGCGTGGACGCCCGCCCACGCGCTGCCCGGGCTGACCCCCGAGGCCGCACCCATGCCCCTGGACGACCTCGACCCGTACCGCACGGGACCAGAGCCCCGCCATCGCACCCAGAGCGGTCCGACGACGCTGGACGACGCGGAACGCAAACGCTGGCTCATGGCCTGGTCGGGCACCGCCGCGGTGCTGCGCACGGGCGGCGCGCACCGGCTGACGGAGGCCCTGGCGCTGCTGCGCTGCCTCGTGCCCCTGGAGATGCCGCCGGGCGCGGAGGCGCGGGGCGGTTGCAGCGCCACCCGGCGCGAGGCGTTCGGCGCCCTGCTCACCAGCACCCCGCCCACGTCGGCCGCCTTCGCGGCAACGGTCGTCCACGAACTCCAGCACGCGAAGCTCTCCGCCCTGAGCGACGCCGTGGTGCTCCACCAAGGTGACGGCCGCGCCCGGTACTTCGCGCCCTGGCGCCCCGACCCGCGACCGTACGACGGGCTCCTCCAGGGCGCCTACGCGCATCTGGCACTGGCCGACTTCTTCCAGCGCCGGGCGCTTTCCGTGCCCTCCCGCGCCGAGTCCGCCTGGACCCAGTACAGTCGCTACCGGGTCCAGGTGGGAGCCGTGCTCCCGGTGCTCGTCGGCTCGCCCGACCTGACCGCGCGCGGGCGCCGCTTCGTCGACCAGATGGTCGTCGCGTACGAACGCATGGACGCGCACCCCGCGCCACGTGGCCATACGGCGCGCGCGGAGGCGTACGTGAGTGCCGTCCGCACCCTGTGGACGCAGCGACAGTCCTCGACCACCCGTCCGAATGAGTGA
- the fxsT gene encoding FxSxx-COOH system tetratricopeptide repeat protein gives MSGTRKPVGTTVGDARKRTVTISFAGFNRAWAAWIGDRLERRGLRVVYQRWESPAETPLVDLLRDLSLAEGRVLIIVSEWYFQLGPRTHEEWNAALRAVVAPDPSRFAAVSLTTSPLPSATPVLGAVGLTNLGAEEAERRLLERLDLPTDPLPEPAAGARRGPRFPATMPEVWGGVPRRNTRFTGREALLNEAYHKLTSAESGAGVLTFHGMSGVGKTQLAAEYVYRFGSEYDVVWWVNAEKRVTYRRGLAELAPKLGLQTGQEYGERLRAVRDSLRRGDPYARWLLILDGADEPDQIWDLVPTGPGQVIITSRNPEWSEHNSMLLDVPVYQRDESVAFVRRRAPRLSEAEADQLADALEDLPLLLDQTAGWLNDSDLSVEEYIGLLDGGVDQDVVKVSADFPVAFQTAWSILLNKLRDTVPESVDLLRLCTFFAPGFIPVRLLREMLSDELPEQVAGLLNDPLLWNKAINQLRQYSVVRLESHEAGADEATASGESLYLHRMVHQIVHADMPEADRREFVDVVRRALAAADPRRPTDTRLWPGYAEIAPHLKYADVLQSKEPGVQTLVLNCLRYMYFSGEYTAGIKLGERAMEAWQELLGENHPRIWELSFHYVNVLRAAGEYERTEVLNRAAVEHLRETRGPDDLEHLRAASGLAADLRGLGRYDEALELCRWILTAYQGLLGEQDSRTLNAQNNVAVTLRLLGSYAEALDIDRQVMESRRTLLKGRHPWTLDSQISYSIDLRLNGRYDEAESNQVQSLRENRLVMGESNPQTLKAEYNLALCHYRRGERAKAGHVLARVLERGERVMGEAHPWTLVFASAQSCFAREDGDIDEARELSEAIVARYELTLAGSHPFVAGARANQALILRNVGERDHAHDLIERSLTDMTAAVGENHPWTLGCAVNASALRNLVGDTESAAQLSNDTVTRAIETLGRTHPLTLSARIAHAADLRGLRERRQAEKIEQEALSDLEATLGKQHVHTISARARNRPHWDFEPQTT, from the coding sequence ATGTCTGGAACTCGTAAGCCGGTCGGGACGACCGTGGGGGATGCCCGGAAGCGGACGGTCACGATCAGCTTCGCCGGGTTCAACAGGGCCTGGGCGGCCTGGATCGGGGACCGTCTTGAGCGGCGCGGCCTGCGGGTGGTGTACCAGCGCTGGGAGTCCCCGGCGGAGACCCCGCTCGTCGATCTGCTGCGGGACCTGAGCCTGGCGGAGGGCCGGGTCCTCATCATCGTCAGTGAGTGGTACTTCCAGCTTGGCCCGCGCACGCACGAGGAGTGGAACGCGGCGCTGCGCGCGGTCGTCGCACCCGACCCCTCCCGGTTCGCGGCCGTCTCTCTGACCACGTCCCCGCTGCCGTCGGCCACCCCCGTGCTGGGGGCGGTCGGGCTGACCAACCTGGGGGCCGAGGAGGCCGAGCGGCGACTCCTCGAGCGGCTCGACCTGCCGACCGACCCGCTGCCCGAGCCCGCCGCCGGCGCGCGGCGCGGCCCCCGGTTCCCGGCGACGATGCCCGAGGTGTGGGGCGGAGTGCCCCGCCGCAACACACGCTTCACCGGCCGAGAGGCGCTCCTCAACGAGGCGTACCACAAGCTGACTTCGGCCGAGTCGGGCGCGGGCGTGCTGACGTTCCACGGCATGTCGGGCGTCGGCAAGACACAGCTCGCGGCCGAGTACGTCTACCGCTTCGGCTCCGAGTACGACGTCGTCTGGTGGGTCAACGCCGAGAAGCGCGTCACCTACCGGCGCGGCCTCGCCGAACTCGCGCCCAAACTCGGCCTGCAGACCGGCCAGGAGTACGGCGAGCGGCTGCGCGCGGTCCGGGACTCGCTGCGCCGGGGCGACCCGTACGCGCGATGGCTGCTGATCCTCGACGGCGCGGACGAGCCCGACCAGATCTGGGACCTGGTGCCCACCGGACCGGGACAGGTGATCATCACCTCCCGCAACCCGGAGTGGAGCGAGCACAACAGCATGCTGCTCGACGTGCCGGTCTACCAGCGCGACGAGTCGGTGGCGTTCGTGCGGCGGCGGGCTCCGCGGCTGTCGGAGGCGGAGGCGGACCAGCTGGCGGATGCCCTGGAGGACCTGCCGCTGCTGCTCGACCAGACGGCGGGCTGGCTGAACGACTCGGACCTGTCGGTCGAGGAGTACATCGGCCTCCTCGACGGCGGCGTCGACCAGGACGTGGTCAAGGTGTCGGCGGACTTCCCCGTCGCCTTCCAGACCGCCTGGTCGATACTGCTGAACAAGCTCCGCGACACCGTCCCGGAGTCCGTCGACCTGCTGCGGCTGTGCACGTTCTTCGCGCCCGGCTTCATCCCCGTACGCCTGCTGCGGGAGATGCTCAGCGACGAGCTGCCCGAACAGGTCGCGGGCCTGCTGAACGACCCCCTGCTGTGGAACAAGGCGATCAACCAGCTGCGCCAGTACTCGGTGGTCCGCCTGGAGTCCCACGAGGCGGGCGCGGACGAGGCGACCGCCTCCGGGGAATCCCTGTACCTGCACCGCATGGTCCACCAGATCGTGCACGCCGACATGCCGGAGGCGGACCGCCGCGAGTTCGTCGACGTCGTGCGGCGGGCGCTGGCCGCCGCCGACCCGCGCAGGCCCACCGACACCCGCCTGTGGCCCGGCTACGCGGAGATCGCGCCGCACCTGAAGTACGCCGACGTGCTGCAGAGCAAGGAGCCAGGCGTCCAGACCCTGGTGCTCAACTGCCTGCGCTACATGTACTTCTCCGGCGAGTACACGGCCGGCATCAAGCTGGGCGAGCGCGCCATGGAGGCCTGGCAGGAGCTGCTCGGCGAGAACCATCCGCGTATCTGGGAGCTGTCCTTCCACTACGTCAACGTGCTGCGCGCCGCCGGTGAGTACGAGCGCACGGAGGTCCTCAACCGCGCCGCGGTCGAGCACCTGCGGGAGACGCGGGGTCCGGACGACCTGGAGCACCTGCGGGCCGCCAGCGGCCTCGCCGCCGACCTGCGCGGCCTCGGACGCTACGACGAGGCGCTCGAACTGTGCCGGTGGATCCTGACCGCCTATCAGGGGCTCCTCGGCGAACAGGACTCGCGCACGCTGAACGCGCAGAACAACGTGGCCGTCACCCTGCGGCTGCTCGGCTCCTACGCCGAGGCCCTCGACATCGACCGACAGGTCATGGAGTCACGGCGGACCCTGCTGAAGGGTCGGCACCCCTGGACGCTCGACTCCCAGATCTCCTACTCCATCGACCTGAGGCTGAACGGCCGGTACGACGAGGCCGAGTCGAACCAGGTGCAGAGCCTGCGCGAGAACCGGCTCGTGATGGGGGAGAGCAACCCGCAGACCCTCAAGGCCGAGTACAACCTCGCGCTCTGCCACTACCGCAGGGGCGAGCGCGCGAAGGCGGGCCACGTCCTCGCGCGCGTACTGGAGCGCGGTGAGCGAGTGATGGGCGAGGCCCACCCGTGGACCCTCGTCTTCGCCTCCGCCCAGAGCTGCTTCGCCCGCGAGGACGGGGACATCGACGAGGCGCGGGAGCTCAGCGAGGCCATCGTCGCCCGTTACGAACTCACGCTCGCCGGGAGCCACCCCTTCGTCGCGGGGGCCCGCGCCAACCAGGCGCTCATCCTGCGCAACGTGGGGGAGCGCGATCACGCCCACGACCTCATCGAGCGGTCCCTGACCGACATGACCGCCGCGGTGGGCGAGAACCACCCCTGGACGCTGGGCTGCGCCGTCAACGCCTCGGCCCTGCGCAACCTCGTCGGTGACACCGAGTCCGCCGCCCAACTCAGCAATGACACGGTGACACGCGCCATCGAGACGCTGGGCCGCACCCACCCCCTCACCCTGTCCGCGCGCATCGCGCACGCGGCCGACCTCCGTGGACTGCGGGAGCGCAGGCAGGCGGAGAAGATCGAGCAGGAGGCCCTCTCGGACCTGGAGGCGACGCTCGGCAAGCAGCACGTGCACACCATCTCGGCCCGCGCCCGCAACCGCCCCCACTGGGACTTCGAGCCCCAGACGACCTGA
- a CDS encoding AAA family ATPase has protein sequence MTESSEWLIYRGAGEPHEGLDRLPPPPPWRDFSGRSTDESAAGDGSEDRRLGAHRHLAELHRPGAEELEMINAALYLRRPLLVTGSPGAGKSTLAHSVAYELGLGNVLRWSIVSRSTLQDGLYHYDAIARLQDVQIAAQGGFGSAGGSPGAVEGIGSYIRLGPLGTALLASPTPRVLLIDELDKSDIDLPNDLLNVLEEGEFAIPELERVADRLPDGEAEVLTADGVKVRVRDGRVRCNAFPFVVLTSNGERDFPAPLMRRCIHLELGRPDHNRLATFVRAHLGDEAARAGDDLINRFLERSRSELLATDQLLNAIYLTDAAAPTSRESFADLLIQRLDRPR, from the coding sequence ATGACCGAATCCAGTGAGTGGCTCATCTACCGTGGCGCCGGCGAACCCCACGAGGGCCTCGACCGTCTGCCCCCGCCGCCGCCCTGGCGCGACTTCTCGGGGCGGTCCACCGACGAATCGGCCGCGGGCGACGGATCGGAGGACCGCAGGCTCGGCGCGCACCGGCACCTGGCGGAGCTGCACAGGCCCGGCGCCGAAGAGCTCGAAATGATCAACGCGGCGCTGTATCTGCGCCGCCCCCTGCTCGTGACGGGCAGCCCCGGCGCGGGCAAGAGCACGCTCGCGCACTCGGTGGCGTACGAGCTGGGTCTGGGCAACGTACTGCGGTGGTCCATCGTCAGCCGGTCCACGCTCCAGGACGGGCTCTACCACTACGACGCGATCGCCCGCCTCCAGGACGTGCAGATCGCGGCGCAGGGCGGTTTCGGCTCGGCGGGCGGATCGCCGGGGGCGGTGGAGGGGATCGGTAGCTACATCCGGCTCGGGCCGCTGGGCACCGCGCTGTTGGCGTCGCCGACGCCGCGGGTGCTGCTCATCGACGAGCTCGACAAGAGCGACATCGACCTCCCCAACGACCTGCTGAACGTGCTGGAGGAGGGCGAGTTCGCGATACCCGAACTGGAGCGGGTCGCCGACCGGTTACCGGACGGCGAGGCCGAGGTGCTCACCGCCGACGGCGTCAAGGTCCGCGTCCGCGACGGCCGGGTGCGCTGCAACGCCTTTCCGTTCGTGGTGCTCACCAGCAACGGGGAGCGCGACTTCCCCGCCCCGCTGATGCGCCGCTGCATCCACCTCGAACTCGGCAGGCCGGACCACAACCGGCTCGCCACCTTCGTACGCGCCCACCTCGGCGACGAGGCGGCACGCGCGGGCGACGATCTGATCAACCGGTTCCTGGAGCGCTCCCGCAGCGAACTCCTCGCGACCGACCAGCTGTTGAACGCGATCTACCTGACCGACGCGGCCGCCCCCACCAGCCGCGAATCCTTCGCAGACCTCCTGATCCAGCGACTCGACCGCCCGAGGTGA
- a CDS encoding FxsB family cyclophane-forming radical SAM/SPASM peptide maturase has product MSVETAPRPAPEPPFPFRQFIVKVHGRCNLACRYCYLYEGPDHTWRTRPAAASRAVLDRTAYRIAEHARAHQLTALSVVLHGGEPLLAGAAALGRFIDLVRDRVPAGCTVRATVQTNATLLNERSLATLARHDISIGISLDGGTAERNALRVDHAGRPSWPAAARGARLVAERFPRSFAGILAVVDPAQDPVGTYESLLALGPPALDLLLPHGNWTNPPPHWDSTGTVHGDWLCAVFDRWWEAGRRETRIRLFEECIALLLGLPAATESLGLAPFDAVVVETDGSIEQVDSLKSAYEGAAATGLGVFDNDFDEALAHPGVVARQAAATELSGQCRACPLLTVCGGGHYAHRYRAGSGFRNPSVYCADLQRFIRHVAARVAEPPAAAVPVSPERSTP; this is encoded by the coding sequence GTGTCCGTAGAGACCGCTCCCCGTCCGGCGCCCGAACCCCCGTTTCCGTTCCGGCAGTTCATCGTCAAGGTCCACGGCCGCTGCAACCTCGCCTGCCGGTACTGCTACCTCTACGAAGGCCCGGACCACACCTGGCGCACCCGGCCCGCCGCCGCGTCCCGCGCCGTCCTGGACCGCACCGCGTACCGCATCGCCGAGCACGCCCGCGCCCATCAACTGACGGCGCTCTCCGTGGTGTTGCACGGCGGCGAGCCGCTGCTGGCCGGCGCCGCCGCACTCGGCCGGTTCATCGATCTGGTCCGCGACCGGGTACCCGCCGGATGCACGGTCCGCGCCACCGTCCAGACCAACGCCACGCTGCTCAACGAGCGCAGCCTCGCGACCCTGGCCCGGCACGACATCAGCATCGGCATCAGCCTCGACGGGGGCACCGCCGAGCGCAACGCACTCCGCGTCGACCACGCGGGCCGCCCTTCCTGGCCCGCCGCCGCACGCGGGGCACGGCTGGTCGCCGAGCGCTTCCCGCGGTCCTTCGCCGGGATCCTCGCGGTCGTGGACCCCGCGCAGGACCCCGTCGGGACCTACGAGTCCCTGCTCGCCCTCGGACCGCCCGCCCTGGACCTGCTGCTGCCGCACGGCAACTGGACGAACCCGCCGCCGCACTGGGACAGCACGGGAACGGTCCACGGGGACTGGCTGTGCGCCGTCTTCGACCGCTGGTGGGAGGCCGGGCGCCGGGAGACACGGATCCGCCTCTTCGAGGAGTGCATCGCGCTGCTCCTCGGCCTTCCGGCGGCCACGGAGTCGCTGGGGCTCGCGCCCTTCGACGCCGTGGTCGTCGAGACGGACGGATCGATCGAGCAGGTGGACTCCCTGAAATCGGCCTACGAGGGCGCGGCCGCGACCGGCCTCGGCGTCTTCGACAACGACTTCGACGAAGCCCTCGCGCATCCGGGGGTGGTCGCCCGGCAGGCGGCCGCCACGGAACTGTCGGGACAGTGCCGGGCCTGCCCCCTGCTGACCGTCTGCGGAGGCGGTCACTACGCGCACCGCTACCGGGCGGGCAGCGGATTCCGCAACCCCTCCGTGTACTGCGCCGACCTGCAGCGGTTCATCCGCCATGTGGCCGCACGGGTCGCGGAGCCGCCCGCCGCGGCCGTCCCGGTCTCTCCCGAAAGGAGCACCCCGTGA
- the fxsA gene encoding FxSxx-COOH cyclophane-containing RiPP peptide produces the protein MAKEREGDAVNGQDEPVEAAEGAEGEESLPDLTQLALKDLTSIQHPVLQEVLADLRDRAGRPGETLWGWNNSFT, from the coding sequence ATGGCGAAGGAACGCGAGGGGGACGCTGTGAACGGACAGGACGAACCGGTGGAGGCCGCCGAGGGGGCGGAGGGGGAGGAGTCGCTGCCCGACCTGACGCAGCTCGCCCTGAAGGACCTGACGAGCATTCAACACCCGGTGCTTCAAGAGGTGTTGGCCGATCTACGGGATCGCGCGGGGCGGCCCGGCGAAACGCTCTGGGGGTGGAACAACTCCTTCACCTGA